The proteins below are encoded in one region of Triticum aestivum cultivar Chinese Spring chromosome 1B, IWGSC CS RefSeq v2.1, whole genome shotgun sequence:
- the LOC123106544 gene encoding WEB family protein At5g16730, chloroplastic, with protein sequence MLPSSRSRSGPNESPVGSRTRPSTPSSGHRPSTPSSGYRPSTPGGTRRGTTAAGGTGGGTPSTPRGTRNSGGPFRSEPNSPPAAAAARPRLSFDRSPRSADAKPVAERRVPKIGTPPPDQKQLRREIELQSRLESAHEDLKKAKDQLSFVVGEKDRLVGELNEAKRVADEIHEKLQDALMAKRWAEEATEIEKFRADELEQAGIDESQKRDEEWQREVESVRSQHAADLETLVTTTEELERFRRDLSMANEAKKAALGHADDAMKIAEVNADKVEILSGEVTRLKGLLDSSAAVEESKNREREEFVKNLESEISVLKGKLEEARVLEERLADMEKLTEELKAQLADAKKAESEVHQQFEEWKNKAGSLEMELEEATLSEKAKSDTLMSTEEELDKTLSILQDRESEMEVLKGKTTALEIEVARLSTEINESSEHLDASQQELFGLQTTIDVLKNKLEAAEEVASEALNNEKTANANIVSLTEEKIKLINELNDARDREEKERRAVEDLTAALSEASGKAEEAHERFLKKQDDYEHALAQIGDLKMSLNSTKENYEVMIEEAHYDITCLRNTVGKLEAEVSKYREECEAKELEIVSLNKQSEEEIAALKAEADRVVASLRDAEHELQTVNEEKEILQEKLLYTESAVVEANRAVQDVKAEKEGLQEQLMRTESALAEASKALQEVKAEKEDLQEQLMHTESAVAEASKALQEVKADKEDLQEQLMHTESAVAEANKALQEVKAEKEDIQEQLMHTESGVAEANNAVQEVKAEKQGLQEQLTHMESAVAEANKAAQEATSESLQLKDRLLDKENALQSLTQENDEFRLREADAMKKIEELSALLAEAMEKKHPEEEEKLVVVDEVHSSAREVAETAAETEDTEGESVKKPSMELVVANGNSNGDMNQEEEKYDSKVEQQEAKSDFTTVYESDKVVEKQLQADVKQETESSKDDLSSKEDSSTEHANGTAASAEVTSKVAMSPTTTTKPQKKNKPLLKKFGNLLKKKNSK encoded by the exons ATGCTGCCCTCCTCCAGATCAAG ATCTGGGCCGAATGAGTCGCCCGTCGGCAGCAGGACCAGGCCCAGCACGCCCTCCTCCGGTCACCGCCCCTCCACGCCCTCCTCCGGCTACCGCCCATCCACCCCGGGCGGCACCAGGAGGGGCACAACCGCCGCCGGCGGCACCGGCGGGGGCACGCCGTCCACGCCCCGGGGCACGCGCAACAGCGGCGGCCCCTTCAGGTCCGAGCCCaactcgccgccggccgccgcggcgGCGCGGCCGCGCCTCTCCTTCGACCGCTCCCCGAGATCCGCCGATGCCAAGCCCGTCGCCGAGCGCCGGGTGCCCAAGATCGGCACGCCTCCCCCCGAC CAGAAGCAGCTGCGGAGGGAGATCGAGCTGCAGTCGCGGCTCGAGTCCGCGCACGAGGACCTCAAGAAGGCCAAGGACCAGCTCTCCTTCGTCGTCGGCGAGAAGGACCGCCTCGTCGGCGAGCTCAACGAGGCCAAGAGGGTGGCCGATGAGATACACGAGAAGCTCCAGGACGCGCTCATGGCcaagaggtgggccgaggaggccaccgagATCGAGAAGTTCCGGGCCGACGAGCTCGAGCAGGCGGGCATCGATGAGTCGCAGAAGAGGGACGAAGAGTGGCAGAGGGAGGTCGAGAGTGTGCGCAGCCAGCACGCCGCGGATTTGGAGACGCTGGTCACCACCACCGAGGAGCTCGAGAGGTTCAGGCGCGATCTCTCGATGGCCAACGAGGCCAAGAAGGCTGCGCTTGGCCACGCGGACGATGCCATGAAGATCGCCGAGGTCAACGCTGACAAGGTGGAGATCCTCTCCGGCGAAGTCACCCGCTTGAAAGGATTGCTTGATTCCAGCGCGGCAGTTGAGGAGAGTAAAAACCGTGAAAGGGAGGAGTTTGTGAAGAATTTGGAATCCGAGATTTCAGTTCTCAAAGGCAAACTAGAGGAGGCAAGAGTTCTTGAGGAGAGGTTGGCCGACATGGAGAAACTGACCGAGGAGCTTAAAGCACAGCTGGCTGATGCAAAGAAGGCCGAGTCAGAAGTCCATCAGCAGTTTGAGGAATGGAAGAACAAGGCCGGATCACTTGAAATGGAATTGGAAGAGGCTACTCTCTCCGAGAAGGCCAAAAGCGATACCCTTATGTCCACGGAAGAAGAATTGGACAAGACCCTGTCTATCTTACAGGACAGAGAATCTGAAATGGAAGTGCTGAAAGGGAAGACAACAGCATTGGAAATTGAGGTGGCAAGGCTTTCAACAGAAATTAACGAATCCAGCGAGCACCTGGACGCCTCTCAGCAAGAGTTGTTTGGGCTGCAGACAACAATAGATGTTCTGAAAAACAAGCTTGAGGCTGCCGAAGAAGTGGCTTCGGAGGCTTTAAACAATGAGAAGACTGCTAATGCAAACATTGTAAGCCTGACCGAGGAGAAAATCAAGCTAATTAACGAGTTGAATGATGCTAGGGACAGAGAGGAGAAAGAGAGAAGGGCAGTGGAGGATCTCACTGCTGCGTTGAGTGAGGCATCTGGCAAAGCAGAGGAAGCACATGAGAGATTTCTGAAGAAACAAGATGATTATGAGCACGCCCTCGCACAGATTGGCGATCTCAAGATGTCCCTAAATAGTACCAAAGAGAACTATGAGGTAATGATTGAGGAGGCACACTATGATATCACTTGTTTAAGGAATACAGTCGGAAAATTAGAGGCTGAGGTGAGCAAGTATAGAGAAGAATGTGAAGCTAAGGAGCTTGAGATTGTCAGTTTAAACAAGCAGTCAGAGGAAGAAATTGCCGCTCTTAAAGCAGAAGCCGACAGGGTAGTAGCATCATTGCGGGATGCAGAGCACGAACTCCAAACTGTCAACGAGGAGAAAGAGATACTTCAAGAGAAGCTACTGTACACAGAATCAGCGGTTGTTGAAGCTAACAGGGCTGTGCAGGATGTGAAGGCGGAGAAAGAGGGTCTCCAGGAGCAGCTAATGCGCACGGAATCAGCTCTCGCTGAAGCCAGCAAGGCTTTACAGGAAGTAAAGGCTGAGAAAGAGGATCTTCAAGAGCAGCTGATGCACACGGAATCAGCGGTTGCTGAAGCCAGCAAGGCTTTACAGGAAGTAAAGGCTGATAAGGAGGATCTTCAAGAGCAGCTAATGCACACGGAATCAGCGGTTGCTGAAGCTAACAAGGCCTTGCAGGAGGTAAAGGCTGAGAAGGAGGATATTCAAGAGCAGCTCATGCACACAGAATCAGGGGTTGCTGAAGCTAACAATGCTGTTCAGGAGGTGAAGGCTGAGAAACAGGGCCTTCAAGAGCAGCTAACGCACATGGAATCAGCAGTTGCTGAAGCTAACAAGGCTGCGCAGGAGGCAACGTCCGAGAGTTTGCAACTTAAGGATAGGTTACTTGATAAAGAGAACGCATTGCAGAGCTTAACCCAGGAGAACGACGAATTCAGGCTGCGAGAGGCTGACGCCATGAAGAAGATAGAGGAATTATCTGCTCTGCTTGCTGAAGCCATGGAAAAGAAGCATCCTGAGGAGGAAGAGAAGCTAGTTGTTGTGGATGAGGTGCACAGTTCAGCGCGTGAAGTTGCCGAGACAGCTGCAGAAACTGAAGACACAGAAGGAGAGAGTGTTAAAAAACCGAGCATGGAACTCGTCGTcgccaatggaaactccaatggcgaCATGAACCAAGAGGAAGAGAAATACGACAGCAAGGTCGAGCAGCAGGAAGCAAAAAGTGATTTCACCACGGTATACGAGAGCGACAAAGTTGTTGAGAAGCAGCTGCAGGCAGATGTGAAACAAGAAACCGAGTCTTCGAAAGACGACCTGTCCTCCAAGGAGGATAGCAGCACCGAGCACGCAAACGGAACAGCAGCATCAGCAGAGGTGACCAGCAAAGTCGCAATGTCCCCGACAACGACAACAAAACCGCAGAAGAAGAACAAGCCCCTGCTGAAGAAGTTTGGCAACCTACTGAAAAAGAAGAACAGCAAGTAG
- the LOC123106556 gene encoding protein NETWORKED 2B-like, whose translation MYYKRRPEVISSVEEAYRAYRALAERYDHMSGELHKANHTVATAFPDQVQYSMLEEDDDSLPKAFTTVDPRKIHKSTVEGLMNKKKGGKPGLKDGGKSRAAPANKENAQKEISRMQKEILVLQTEKEFIKSSYESGIAKYWDLEKQINDMHEEVCYFQEEFNESVVIEDDEARALMTATALKSCEDAIARLREQQRLSFSQAMVELERASVSREKLKNIMKEHGKFISDSGNSHYENVRNDASVKMDDLYSMKQEKIGMEAIVDKIKEYFQKDTDISVAEIAERIDDMVNKVVDLELMVSSQTAKIDRLCLENTELEMSLQELEGEKAIATSGSNELNDKLEKAEDELMRVQYLESSFHAEESIVHSNFTETASSFCCITDLLQSPPVEHQGGSVPMLTHEAAPIADTESSDECEKTEPEEDPQMDKATIKPDIDELPDCSSKLELATVSDNCHHDIKEERQYCADDLEDLWDCGLERKSSFAVASVNKETAENVITDMLHSPLTEHQAGCVPTLADEATPSADTEPSGEYEKIKPEEDPLMNKATRKPDIDGLPDCSSKLELATVNDNSHQSNCYNDIKAERHDCTDNLEDLWDCGFERNASFAVASVNKETAENPDNDTTDMLQSPLTEHQAGYVPTMTDEATPPADTEPSGECEKIKPEEDNQMDNNTQKLHIDGFLDWCGKSEIAIISADSEDFGKSSFAAASVDNGTAANADNSTSGEHNNTEVKYNHGAIGSNMQPYVVHSHEQGSVDRLHQNSPEVSWDHDLKQVDGKQDSLTVVHSTFGGHSEQYMNIEERLQYSHFTETFAPGNGKAVGVGDQENNMANMQQLLMSGLQDKEMVLLTECKKKESEQDPQMDKATRKPEIYGFPDCPSNLELGNNSDNRQPSNSYHEIMAEKHDSAGDSEDLWYCGLERKSSFAAATVNKEKAENADNDAFGEHKNKGVKYVHDIVSDNGSSMQPYVFHSHEQGLVERLYHVSSEVPADHHVKSEDDKQDSSTSCHSISKGHSEQEMKKAEESEDAPTTENSIPGSEKAVVVRDQEENMANLQKLLMSGLQDKEKVLLTEYTSILRNYKNAKRRLTEVEIKNQECLDEMKAMMSELRSANELKDKEIRSLRELLNSSTDKDAQHNGHHQMNTYTSLSIKSGSFRGHRRIPSFLPGHQRRQSASSSSRIIMNNSSPKNKDDASHDAVFEPERIGMGDIKLTNILEMQNASPLEDKFRRDIDGLLEENLEFWMKFSTSFEKILELQTKHDQLQSEIGKQTNEDKLKENSGGTSDPLAKAEPETIEKRLRELTIEMQVWLEQNAMFKGELQCRFASLCGIQEEIQAAMEMDAETVEGIQFTSYHAAKFQGEILSMKQENDKVEDELQAGLDYIRGLQEEIEKILAKILKSTSLSGSKGSSPWRNAPSKSRVPLRSFLFPAKKKKPSLLACMNPALQKQYSDMAFFAKME comes from the coding sequence ATGTATTACAAGAGGCGACCAGAGGTGATCAGCTCCGTGGAAGAAGCGTACCGGGCATACAGAGCCCTTGCAGAACGCTATGACCACATGTCAGGAGAGCTACACAAAGCAAACCACACTGTTGCAACTGCCTTCCCTGACCAGGTTCAGTATTCTATGCTGGAAGAGGACGATGACAGTCTCCCGAAGGCGTTCACGACGGTTGATCCTCGTAAAATCCACAAGTCAACGGTGGAAGGGCTGATGAATAAGAAGAAAGGAGGGAAGCCAGGACTGAAGGACGGAGGAAAGAGTCGTGCAGCACCGGCCAACAAGGAGAATGCGCAAAAGGAGATCAGCAGGATGCAGAAAGAGATATTGGTGCTGCAGACTGAGAAAGAGTTCATCAAGAGCTCTTACGAGAGTGGAATCGCAAAGTACTGGGATCTTGAAAAGCAAATCAACGACATGCATGAAGAAGTCTGCTACTTCCAGGAGGAGTTCAACGAAAGCGTGGTGATCGAAGATGATGAGGCCAGAGCTTTGATGACAGCAACTGCTCTTAAATCTTGTGAAGACGCCATCGCCAGATTGCGGGAACAGCAGAGGTTATCGTTCAGCCAAGCAATGGTTGAGCTGGAAAGGGCCAGTGTTTCCAGAGAGAAACTGAAGAATATCATGAAAGAGCATGGTAAGTTCATATCAGATTCAGGAAACTCTCATTACGAGAATGTGAGAAACGATGCCAGCGTTAAGATGGATGATCTGTACTCTATGAAGCAGGAGAAAATTGGAATGGAAGCAATAGTAGATAAGATCAAGGAATACTTTCAGAAAGACACTGATATTTCTGTGGCAGAGATTGCAGAGAGAATTGATGACATGGTCAATAAAGTTGTGGACTTGGAACTCATGGTTTCATCACAGACTGCTAAGATAGATAGGCTGTGTCTGGAAAACACAGAGCTGGAGATGTCACTGCAGGAACTGGAGGGAGAGAAGGCTATAGCAACCAGTGGCTCAAATGAATTGAATGACAAGCTAGAGAAGGCAGAAGATGAGCTGATGAGAGTGCAGTACCTTGAAAGCTCCTTCCATGCAGAAGAAAGCATAGTCCATTCGAATTTCACTGAAACGGCAAGTAGCTTCTGTTGTATTACAGACTTGTTGCAGTCACCTCCTGTTGAGCACCAAGGTGGTTCTGTGCCCATGCTGACTCATGAAGCGGCACCCATTGCTGACACTGAATCATCTGATGAGTGCGAGAAAACAGAACCTGAAGAAGATCCTCAGATGGATAAAGCTACAATAAAGCCTGACATAGATGAACTCCCTGATTGTTCCAGTAAACTGGAGCTAGCTACGGTCAGTGATAACTGTCACCATGACATCAAGGAAGAAAGGCAATACTGCGCAGATGATTTGGAGGATTTGTGGGATTGCGGGCTTGAAAGAAAGTCCAGCTTTGCAGTTGCATCTGTAAATAAGGAAACAGCAGAAAATGTTATTACAGATATGTTGCACTCACCTCTCACTGAGCACCAAGCTGGTTGTGTGCCCACACTGGCTGATGAAGCAACACCATCCGCTGACACCGAACCATCTGGCGAGTATGAGAAAATAAAACCAGAAGAAGATCCTCTGATGAATAAAGCTACAAGAAAGCCTGACATAGATGGACTCCCTGATTGTTCCAGTAAGTTAGAGCTAGCTACAGTCAATGATAACTCTCACCAGTCTAACTGTTACAATGACATTAAGGCAGAAAGGCATGACTGCACAGATAATTTGGAGGATTTATGGGATTGTGGGTTTGAAAGAAATGCTAGCTTTGCAGTTGCATCGGTGAATAAGGAAACAGCTGAAAATCCAGACAATGATACTACAGATATGTTGCAGTCACCTCTCACTGAGCACCAAGCTGGTTATGTGCCCACAATGACTGATGAAGCAACACCACCCGCTGACACTGAACCATCTGGCGAGTGTGAGAAAATAAAACCAGAGGAAGATAATCAGATGGATAACAATACACAAAAGCTTCACATAGATGGATTTCTGGACTGGTGTGGTAAGTCAGAGATAGCTATCATCAGTGCTGATTCAGAGGATTTCGGTAAATCTAGCTTTGCAGCTGCATCAGTAGATAATGGCACAGCAGCAAATGCAGATAACAGTACATCTGGTGAACATAACAATACAGAAGTGAAATATAATCATGGAGCCATTGGCAGCAACATGCAACCATATGTTGTACATTCCCATGAGCAAGGTTCAGTAGATCGATTGCATCAAAATTCACCTGAAGTCTCATGGGATCACGACCTAAAACAAGTGGATGGCAAGCAAGATTCATTGACAGTGGTTCATAGCACTTTCGGAGGCCACTCAGAACAATATATGAACATAGAAGAACGGTTACAATACTCGCATTTCACTGAAACTTTCGCTCCTGGCAATGGGAAAGCTGTTGGTGTTGGAGATCAAGAGAACAACATGGCTAATATGCAGCAGTTGCTTATGAGTGGACTCCAAGACAAGGAAATGGTACTATTAACCGAGTGcaagaaaaaagaatcagaacaaGATCCTCAGATGGATAAAGCTACAAGGAAGCCTGAAATATATGGATTCCCTGATTGTCCCAGTAACTTGGAGCTAGGAAACAACAGTGACAACAGGCAGCCATCTAACAGTTACCATGAAATTATGGCAGAAAAGCATGACAGTGCAGGTGATTCAGAGGATTTGTGGTATTGTGGGCTAGAAAGGAAGTCTAGCTTTGCAGCTGCAACCGTAAATAAGGAAAAGGCAGAAAATGCAGACAATGATGCATTTGGTGAGCATAAAAATAAAGGAGTGAAATATGTTCATGACATTGTTAGCGACAATGGCAGCAGCATGCAACCCTATGTTTTTCATTCCCATGAGCAGGGATTAGTAGAGCGATTGTATCATGTTTCATCTGAAGTCCCAGCAGATCATCATGTGAAGTCAGAGGACGACAAGCAAGATTCATCAACATCTTGTCATAGCATTTCCAAAGGCCACTCAGAACAAGAGATGAAGAAAGCAGAAGAGTCAGAAGACGCACCTACCACTGAAAATTCAATTCCTGGCAGTGAAAAGGCTGTTGTTGTTAGAGATCAAGAGGAGAACATGGCTAATCTGCAGAAATTGCTTATGAGTGGACTCCAAGACAAGGAAAAGGTACTACTGACCGAGTACACTTCTATCCTCCGAAATTACAAAAATGCAAAGAGAAGGCTTACAGAAGTGGAGATAAAGAATCAGGAATGTTTGGATGAGATGAAAGCCATGATGAGCGAACTGCGCTCTGCCAATGAATTGAAGGACAAGGAGATTCGGTCACTGCGTGAACTCCTGAACTCTTCCACTGACAAAGATGCACAGCACAATGGCCATCATCAAATGAATACATACACGTCCTTGAGTATCAAGAGTGGGTCCTTCAGGGGGCACCGAAGGATCCCAAGCTTTTTGCCTGGTCATCAAAGGAGACAAAGCGCTTCTTCGAGTTCGAGGATAATCATGAATAATTCTAGTCCCAAGAACAAAGATGATGCATCACATGATGCTGTTTTCGAGCCAGAAAGAATCGGTATGGGTGACATCAAATTAACTAATATTCTTGAGATGCAGAATGCCTCACCTCTTGAGGACAAGTTCAGAAGAGACATCGATGGGCTTTTGGAGGAGAACCTAGAGTTCTGGATGAAGTTCAGCACATCATTCGAAAAGATTCTAGAATTGCAGACCAAGCATGATCAGCTGCAATCAGAGATTGGCAAGCAAACAAACGAGGACAAGCTCAAGGAAAACAGCGGTGGCACAAGTGATCCCCTTGCAAAAGCTGAACCCGAAACCATAGAGAAGCGGCTAAGGGAACTTACGATTGAAATGCAAGTATGGCTGGAACAGAACGCTATGTTCAAAGGGGAGCTCCAGTGCAGGTTTGCTTCCCTCTGCGGTATACAAGAGGAAATCCAGGCAGCAATGGAGATGGATGCAGAGACTGTGGAAGGAATTCAATTCACTTCATACCATGCTGCCAAATTCCAAGGGGAGATCTTGAGCATGAAGCAGGAGAACGACAAGGTTGAGGATGAACTGCAGGCCGGCTTAGATTATATAAGAGGGCTACAAGAAGAAATCGAAAAGATCCTGGCAAAGATACTGAAGAGCACTAGCTTATCTGGGTCGAAAGGCAGCAGCCCTTGGAGGAATGCGCCCTCTAAGTCACGAGTGCCGCTCCGGTCATTCCTCTTCCCAGCCAAGAAAAAGAAACCATCGCTGTTGGCATGCATGAATCCGGCACTGCAGAAGCAGTACAGTGACATGGCATTCTTCGCTAAAATGGAATAG